The Oculatellaceae cyanobacterium genome includes the window CCCACCAAGTATTTATTTTAGAAGTGTCAGCAGTAATTGCCTCAAACTCTGGTGTCTTAGAAAGGTAAACGAAAATTGGAATTAAATAGAAATCTGCAATAGTCAATTCGCTACCTAGCAGATATGGGCTACCAACAGTCAGTGACTCAATCGCTTCTAAAGCTGTTTTTGCAGGTGCGATCGCATTTTTCACTGCATCCTCATCTGTTTTTCCGCCCTGATTTGGCACAATTAAACGCTGAATTACAATTGTCCT containing:
- a CDS encoding glutathione binding-like protein, whose product is MAVIDSYFYAPAIRTIVIQRLIVPNQGGKTDEDAVKNAIAPAKTALEAIESLTVGSPYLLGSELTIADFYLIPIFVYLSKTPEFEAITADTSKINTWWDKVNQLSSVKKVCA